A DNA window from Camelina sativa cultivar DH55 chromosome 13, Cs, whole genome shotgun sequence contains the following coding sequences:
- the LOC104736879 gene encoding L-ascorbate peroxidase S, chloroplastic/mitochondrial: MAGRVSLTLNNGSFVLSPPPKSTTTMSSSLRTTTAASRLIRSSSSRSTLTLSASTSLSFARSLVSSPLLSSSSFAQKRCRVASVNRSFSSTAATKCSASSDPDQLKNAREDIKELLNSKFCHPILVRLGWHDAGTYNKNIKEWPQRGGANGSLRFDIELKHAANAGLVNALNLIKDIKEKYSGITYADLFQLASATAIEEAGGPKIPMKYGRVDASGPEDCPEEGRLPDAGPPSPANHLREVFYRMGLDDKDIVALSGAHTLGRSRPERSGWGKPETKYTKEGPGAPGGQSWTPEWLKFDNSYFKEIKEKRDEDLLVLPTDAAIFEDSSFKVYAEKYAADQDAFFKDYAVAHAKLSNLGAQFNPPEGIVI, translated from the exons ATGGCAGGGCGTGTGTCTCTCACACTCAACAACGGCAGCTTCGTCCTTTCTCCTCCTCCCAAATCCACCACAACCATGTCTTCTTCTCTCCGCACTACCACCGCTGCTTCTCGTCTCATccgctcctcctcctccagatCTACACTCACTCTCTCCGCTTCTACTTCCCTCTCATTCGCTAGATCTCTCGTCTCTTCTccacttctctcttcttcatccttcgCTCAG AAGAGATGTCGAGTTGCGTCGGTGAATCGGAGCTTTAGCTCCACCGCCGCTACGAAATGTTCAGCTTCTTCGGATCCTGATCAGTTGAAGAATGCTAGAGAAGACATCAAAGAGCTTCTCAACTCCAAATTCTGCCATCCAATTTTG GTTCGATTAGGGTGGCATGATGCTGGTACGTACAACAAGAACATCAAGGAATGGCCACAGAGAGGTGGAGCTAATGGAAGTCTCAGATTCGATATTGAGCTTAAGCATGCTGCTAATGCTG GTCTTGTGAATGCTTTGAACTTGATTAAggatatcaaagaaaaatattctgGGATCACTTATGCTGACTTATTCCAATTGGCTAGTGCTACTGCTATTGAG GAAGCTGGAGGACCTAAAATACCTATGAAATATGGAAGAGTTGATGCCTCTGGTCCTGAGGATTGTCCTGAAGAAGGAAGGCTCCCAG ATGCTGGTCCTCCTTCACCTGCTAATCATCTCAGAGAAGTTTTTTACAGAATGGGACTAGATGACAAG GACATTGTTGCACTATCTGGTGCTCACACCTTGGGAAGATCTAGGCCAGAACGTAGTGGGTGGGGGAAGCCTGAGACGAAGTACACG AAAGAGGGACCTGGGGCACCAGGAGGACAGTCATGGACACCCGAGTGGCTGAAGTTTGACAATTCTTACTTTAAG GAAATCAAggaaaagagagatgaagatcTCCTTGTCCTACCCACTGATGCTGCCATCTTTGAAGATTCTTCTTTCAAG GTATATGCTGAGAAATATGCTGCAGATCAGGATGCATTCTTCAAGGATTACGCTGTAGCCCATGCGAAGCTCAGCAATCTTGGAGCACAATTTAACCCTCCTGAG GGTATCGTTATCTAA